Proteins found in one Pseudomonas sp. P8_241 genomic segment:
- a CDS encoding inorganic phosphate transporter, with protein MIDLFSGLDAWVLVSLLLALAFVLAFEFINGFHDTANAVATVIYTKAMPPHLAVFFSGVFNFLGVLLGGVGVAYAIVHLLPVELLINVNTGHGLAMVFSLLAAAITWNLGTWYFGIPASSSHTLIGSILGVGLANALINDIPLADGVNWQKAIDIAASLVFSPMAGFLIAALILIGLKWWRPLSKMHKTPEQRRKIDDKKHPPFWNRLVLVISAMAVSFVHGSNDGQKGIGLIMLVLIGIVPAQFVLDLNSTTYQIERTRDATLHLNQFYQRNSETLGEFLALGKSVEGDLPEKFRCNPQQTEPTITALLGTLKGVADYHSLSSESRIEVRRYLLCLDDTAKKVSKLPSLGAREKADLDKLRKDLTTTTEYAPFWVILAVALALGLGTMVGWKRVVLTIGEKIGKQGMTYSQGMSAQITTASLIGMANIFSLPVSTTHVLSSGVAGTMVANKSGLQGGTVKTILLAWVLTLPATIALSAGLFWLASKALGS; from the coding sequence ATGATCGATTTATTCAGCGGACTGGATGCTTGGGTGCTTGTGAGCCTCTTGCTCGCCCTGGCCTTTGTCCTCGCCTTCGAGTTCATCAACGGCTTTCATGACACCGCTAACGCGGTGGCTACCGTTATCTACACCAAAGCCATGCCGCCACACCTGGCCGTGTTCTTTTCCGGTGTGTTCAACTTCCTCGGCGTGTTGCTGGGCGGGGTCGGCGTGGCGTATGCCATCGTCCACCTGCTGCCGGTAGAACTGCTGATCAACGTGAACACCGGTCACGGCCTGGCCATGGTGTTCTCGTTGCTCGCGGCTGCCATCACCTGGAACCTGGGCACCTGGTACTTCGGCATCCCCGCTTCGAGCTCTCACACGCTGATTGGTTCAATCCTCGGTGTCGGTCTGGCCAATGCCCTGATCAATGACATTCCGTTGGCTGACGGGGTGAACTGGCAGAAAGCGATCGACATCGCTGCCTCGCTGGTGTTCTCGCCGATGGCCGGATTCCTGATCGCAGCACTGATCCTGATCGGTCTTAAATGGTGGCGTCCGCTGTCAAAGATGCACAAGACACCGGAACAACGCCGCAAGATCGACGACAAGAAACATCCGCCGTTCTGGAATCGCCTGGTCCTGGTGATCTCGGCCATGGCCGTGAGCTTCGTACACGGATCCAACGATGGCCAGAAAGGCATCGGTCTGATCATGCTGGTGCTGATCGGCATCGTGCCAGCGCAATTCGTACTCGACCTTAACAGCACCACCTATCAGATCGAGCGGACCCGCGACGCTACCTTGCACCTCAACCAGTTCTACCAGCGCAATTCCGAAACCCTGGGTGAGTTCCTGGCCCTTGGCAAGAGTGTTGAAGGCGACCTGCCGGAGAAATTCCGTTGCAACCCGCAACAGACCGAACCGACAATTACCGCACTGCTGGGCACGCTCAAGGGTGTAGCCGACTACCATTCGCTGTCGTCGGAAAGCCGCATCGAAGTGCGTCGCTATCTGCTTTGCCTGGATGACACCGCGAAGAAAGTCAGCAAACTGCCAAGCCTGGGAGCCCGCGAGAAGGCTGACCTGGACAAATTGCGCAAGGACCTGACCACCACTACCGAATACGCTCCGTTCTGGGTGATTCTGGCAGTGGCACTGGCCTTGGGCCTGGGAACGATGGTTGGCTGGAAGCGTGTGGTACTGACGATCGGTGAGAAGATCGGCAAGCAAGGCATGACCTATTCGCAGGGCATGTCGGCGCAGATCACCACCGCCAGCCTGATCGGCATGGCCAACATCTTCAGCCTGCCGGTGTCCACCACCCACGTCCTGTCCTCAGGCGTGGCCGGCACCATGGTCGCCAACAAAAGCGGCCTGCAGGGTGGCACCGTGAAAACGATCCTGCTGGCCTGGGTGCTGACCCTGCCAGCCACCATTGCCTTGTCGGCCGGATTGTTCTGGCTGGCCTCGAAGGCACTGGGCAGCTGA
- the ccoM gene encoding cytochrome c oxidase subunit CcoM yields the protein MFFDNVVIAGVLTVSLMFVFFAGFGLFIWKDSHKRK from the coding sequence ATGTTTTTCGACAACGTGGTGATCGCCGGAGTGCTGACTGTCAGCCTCATGTTTGTATTTTTTGCAGGGTTCGGACTTTTTATCTGGAAGGATTCGCACAAGCGGAAGTAA
- the rapA gene encoding RNA polymerase-associated protein RapA — MAQQYQPGQRWISDSEAELGLGTVLAQDGRLLTVLYPATGDTRQYALRNAPLTRVRFSPGDSITHFEGWKLTVREVDDVDGLLVYHGLNAQNEVVTLPETQLSNFIQFRLASDRLFAGQIDPLAWFSLRYHTLEHTSRQLQSSLWGLGGVRAQPIAHQLHIAREVADRIAPRVLLADEVGLGKTIEAGLVIHRQLLSGRANRVLILVPENLQHQWLVEMRRRFNLQVALFDEERFIESDASNPFEDTQLALVALEWLVDDEKAQDALFAAGWDLLVVDEAHHLVWHEDQVSPQYSLVEQLAETIPGVLLLTATPEQLGQDSHFARLRLLDPNRFHDLKAFRAESENYRPVAEAVQELLDKGRLSPEAHKTIHGFLGNEGEALLTAVNDGDTEASARLVRELLDRHGTGRVLFRNTRAAVQGFPERKLHPYPLPCPDEYLELPLGDHAELYPEVSFQAQPDANEEERWWKFDPRVEWLIDQLKMLKRTKVLVICAHAETAMDLEDALRVRSGIPATVFHEGMNILERDRAAAYFADEEFGAQVLICSEIGSEGRNFQFSHHLVLFDLPSHPDLLEQRIGRLDRIGQKHIIELHVPYLETSPQERLFQWYHEALNAFLNTCPTGNALQHQFGPRLLPLLEEADDGEWQALIDEARTERERLEAELHTGRDRLLELNSGGAGEGDALVEDIFEQDDQFALPIYMETLFDAFGIDSEDHSENALILKPSEKMLDASFPLGDDEGVTITYDRNQALSREDMQFITWEHPMVQGGMDLVLSGSMGNTAVALIKNKALKPGTVLLELLYVSEVVAPRSLQLGRYLPPAALRCLLDTNGNDLSARVSFETLNDQLESVPRASANKFIQAQRDQLTPRINAGEAKIFPRHAERVAEAQRRLAADTDEELARLTALQAVNPTVRDSELVALRKQREQGLAMLDKAALRLEAIRVLVAG; from the coding sequence ATGGCGCAGCAGTATCAACCGGGGCAACGCTGGATCAGTGACAGCGAAGCCGAGCTGGGTTTAGGCACCGTTCTGGCACAGGACGGCCGCTTGTTGACCGTGCTCTATCCGGCCACTGGCGACACTCGCCAGTACGCGCTAAGGAACGCGCCCCTCACCCGTGTGCGGTTTTCGCCGGGTGACTCCATCACTCACTTCGAAGGCTGGAAATTGACCGTTCGCGAAGTCGACGACGTCGATGGCTTGCTGGTCTACCACGGCCTCAACGCGCAGAACGAAGTAGTCACTCTTCCGGAAACCCAGTTGTCGAACTTCATCCAGTTCCGTTTGGCGAGCGACCGACTGTTCGCCGGTCAGATCGATCCGCTGGCCTGGTTCTCCCTGCGCTATCACACTCTGGAACACACCAGCCGCCAGTTGCAGTCCTCGCTGTGGGGCCTGGGTGGCGTGCGTGCACAACCGATCGCGCACCAGCTGCACATTGCCCGCGAAGTCGCCGACCGCATAGCACCAAGGGTGCTGCTGGCCGACGAAGTAGGCCTGGGCAAAACCATCGAAGCCGGTCTGGTGATCCATCGCCAACTGCTTTCTGGCCGCGCCAATCGCGTGCTGATCCTGGTACCGGAGAACCTCCAGCACCAATGGCTGGTGGAAATGCGCCGTCGTTTCAACCTGCAGGTCGCGCTGTTCGACGAAGAACGCTTCATCGAAAGCGATGCCTCCAACCCGTTCGAAGACACCCAGCTTGCGTTGGTCGCTCTGGAATGGCTGGTGGATGACGAAAAAGCTCAGGACGCCCTGTTCGCGGCCGGCTGGGACTTGCTGGTGGTTGACGAGGCTCACCATCTTGTCTGGCATGAAGATCAGGTCAGCCCTCAATACTCGCTGGTCGAGCAACTCGCCGAAACCATTCCTGGCGTGCTGCTGTTGACCGCTACCCCGGAACAGTTGGGCCAGGACAGCCACTTCGCTCGTCTGCGTCTGCTCGACCCGAACCGTTTTCACGACCTGAAGGCCTTCCGCGCCGAGAGCGAAAACTATCGCCCGGTGGCCGAAGCCGTTCAGGAACTGCTCGACAAAGGTCGCTTGTCCCCTGAAGCGCACAAGACCATCCACGGTTTCCTCGGCAACGAAGGCGAAGCCCTGCTGACCGCAGTCAATGATGGCGACACCGAAGCCAGCGCCCGCCTGGTGCGCGAACTGCTCGATCGCCACGGCACCGGCCGTGTGCTGTTCCGTAACACCCGCGCCGCCGTGCAAGGCTTTCCGGAGCGCAAGCTGCACCCGTACCCGCTGCCGTGTCCCGACGAATACCTTGAACTGCCATTGGGTGATCACGCCGAGCTGTACCCGGAAGTCAGCTTCCAGGCCCAGCCGGACGCCAACGAAGAAGAGCGCTGGTGGAAATTCGACCCGCGCGTCGAGTGGCTGATCGACCAGCTGAAAATGCTCAAGCGCACCAAAGTGCTGGTGATCTGCGCCCATGCCGAAACCGCCATGGACCTGGAAGACGCCCTGCGCGTACGTTCCGGGATCCCGGCCACGGTGTTCCACGAAGGCATGAACATCCTCGAACGTGACCGCGCCGCCGCCTACTTCGCTGACGAAGAATTTGGCGCGCAAGTGCTGATTTGCTCAGAAATTGGCAGCGAAGGCCGCAACTTCCAGTTCTCCCATCACCTGGTGCTGTTCGACCTGCCATCCCACCCGGATCTGCTGGAGCAACGTATCGGTCGCCTGGACCGGATCGGCCAGAAGCACATCATCGAATTGCACGTGCCGTACCTGGAAACCAGCCCGCAAGAGCGCCTGTTCCAGTGGTATCACGAAGCACTGAACGCGTTCCTCAACACCTGCCCAACCGGCAACGCCTTGCAACATCAGTTCGGCCCGCGCCTGCTGCCGTTGCTCGAAGAAGCGGACGACGGAGAGTGGCAAGCGCTGATCGACGAAGCCCGCACCGAGCGTGAGCGTCTGGAGGCAGAACTGCACACCGGTCGCGACCGTTTGCTGGAGCTCAACTCCGGTGGCGCTGGCGAAGGTGATGCACTGGTTGAAGACATCTTCGAGCAAGACGATCAGTTCGCCCTGCCGATTTACATGGAAACCCTGTTCGATGCGTTCGGTATCGACAGCGAAGACCATTCGGAAAACGCGCTGATCCTCAAGCCAAGCGAAAAAATGCTCGACGCCAGCTTCCCGCTGGGCGACGACGAAGGCGTGACCATTACCTACGACCGCAACCAGGCGCTGTCCCGCGAGGACATGCAGTTCATCACCTGGGAACACCCGATGGTTCAAGGCGGCATGGATCTGGTGCTATCCGGCTCCATGGGCAACACCGCCGTGGCACTGATCAAGAACAAGGCGCTGAAACCTGGCACCGTGTTGCTGGAACTGCTGTATGTCAGCGAAGTGGTTGCCCCGCGTTCGCTGCAACTGGGCCGTTACCTGCCACCGGCCGCCCTGCGCTGCCTGCTCGACACCAACGGCAACGACTTGTCGGCCCGCGTATCGTTCGAGACTTTGAACGATCAGCTGGAAAGCGTGCCGCGTGCCAGCGCCAACAAGTTCATCCAGGCCCAGCGCGATCAACTGACGCCACGGATCAACGCCGGCGAAGCGAAAATCTTCCCGCGCCACGCCGAACGTGTTGCCGAGGCGCAACGTCGCCTGGCAGCCGATACCGACGAAGAACTGGCGCGCCTGACCGCGTTGCAAGCGGTCAACCCGACCGTGCGTGACAGCGAACTGGTTGCCTTGCGCAAACAACGCGAGCAAGGCCTGGCCATGCTCGACAAGGCGGCGCTGCGACTGGAAGCGATCCGGGTGTTGGTAGCGGGTTAA
- a CDS encoding IS3 family transposase (programmed frameshift) encodes MDSGKRRSQRDYTLAFKLSVVDQVEKGELSYKEAQRRYGIQGRSTVLVWLRKHGRQDWSQGASIRVLRKSSMAESTVPLSPEQRIKELEEQLELSNQKAQFFEAVVNVLKNDYGVSIGKKATRQVLAQGQVKDLSISRACLFMGISRQAYYKRNRAFDAKASDDQKVVDFVLEKRRRQPRLGTRKLHYMLHAEAETSLRVGRDRLFSILREARELVPRKRAYHKTTHSHHRFRRHPNLLKAGPQQIIACAPEQVWVADITYLPTQESVAYLSLITDAYSRKIVGHHVHESLHTESVLKALKKAVGGRKTKQPLVHHSDRGAQYCSDLYQRFHTKHGVICSMTDGYDCYQNAMAERINGILKTEFLLHRPKNLADAVRMVDESVLIYNAERPHLALKYKTPDAVHRAF; translated from the exons ATGGATTCGGGGAAAAGGCGCAGTCAGCGCGATTACACGCTGGCTTTTAAATTGTCGGTGGTCGATCAGGTCGAAAAGGGCGAGTTGAGTTATAAAGAGGCTCAACGGCGCTATGGCATCCAGGGTCGGTCAACGGTGTTGGTGTGGTTACGCAAGCATGGTCGGCAGGATTGGAGCCAAGGCGCGTCTATTCGAGTGCTGAGGAAGAGTTCCATGGCCGAGTCCACGGTACCGCTGTCACCCGAGCAGCGGATCAAAGAGCTTGAAGAACAGCTTGAACTGAGCAATCAAAAGGCTCAGTTTTTCGAGGCTGTCGTAAACGTCTTGAAGAACGACTACGGTGTATCCATCG GTAAAAAAGCGACCCGGCAAGTCCTCGCGCAAGGGCAAGTCAAAGACCTGAGTATCAGCAGGGCTTGCCTGTTCATGGGCATTTCACGTCAGGCTTACTACAAGCGCAACCGAGCGTTTGATGCGAAGGCTAGCGACGATCAAAAGGTCGTGGATTTCGTCTTGGAAAAGCGGCGGCGTCAGCCAAGGCTGGGAACACGCAAGCTGCATTATATGCTGCATGCCGAAGCAGAAACGAGTCTGCGGGTGGGGCGCGATCGCCTGTTCAGCATCCTGCGAGAAGCGCGAGAATTGGTCCCTCGCAAGCGGGCATACCACAAGACCACCCACAGCCATCATCGATTTCGCCGCCATCCAAACCTACTCAAGGCAGGCCCGCAGCAAATCATTGCCTGTGCTCCTGAGCAAGTTTGGGTTGCGGATATAACCTATCTGCCTACCCAGGAGAGCGTTGCTTATCTGAGCCTGATCACCGACGCCTACTCGCGTAAAATAGTGGGACATCATGTGCATGAGAGCTTGCATACAGAGTCGGTGCTCAAAGCGCTGAAGAAGGCTGTAGGAGGAAGGAAAACCAAGCAGCCGCTGGTTCATCACTCAGACCGTGGGGCGCAGTATTGCTCCGACCTTTATCAGCGTTTTCACACCAAGCACGGGGTCATTTGTTCGATGACCGATGGCTATGACTGCTATCAGAACGCGATGGCGGAGCGAATAAACGGGATTTTGAAGACGGAGTTTTTGCTGCATCGCCCCAAGAACCTGGCCGACGCGGTGAGAATGGTTGATGAATCGGTGCTGATCTACAACGCGGAGCGGCCACATCTGGCCTTGAAATACAAAACGCCCGATGCGGTGCATCGGGCGTTTTGA
- a CDS encoding spinster family MFS transporter codes for MQKSTQAANAWRILFLLFLANLFNFFDRTIPAIIIEPIRMEWHLSDFQLGIIGTAFTLVYAIAGLPLGRMADTGSRSKLMGWGLAVWSGLTAVNGMVGSFWSFLIVRMGIGIGEASYAPAANSLIGDLFPAHRRARAMGIFMLGLPLGLLLAFFTIGAMVKAFDSWRAPFFIAAVPGLILAVFMFFIKEPTRGAAESVQVSQERVDRPIRRVLAVPTFLWLVLAGLCFNFATYACNSFLVPMLQRYFLMPLQEAAVATGVIVGVTGLVGLTLGGWIADKIHQRVANGRLLFAAFSLIVSTVCTAWALHAGRIEIGVFVAVFSLGWLFAYNFYTCVYTAIQDVVEPRLRATAMALFFAGLYLLGGGLGPVVVGGLSDHFAHTAMLTAGAEQMTEAFKAVGLHDAMYLIPVALFFTVVFLVLASRCFVRDAKRMKEGLVGVVEPEVAPATA; via the coding sequence ATGCAGAAATCGACCCAAGCGGCGAATGCCTGGCGCATTCTGTTCCTGTTGTTCCTGGCCAATCTGTTCAATTTTTTCGACCGTACCATTCCCGCCATTATCATCGAACCGATCCGCATGGAATGGCATCTTAGCGACTTCCAGCTGGGTATCATCGGTACTGCATTCACCCTCGTCTACGCGATCGCCGGTCTGCCACTTGGGCGTATGGCCGATACAGGTTCGCGCAGCAAACTCATGGGTTGGGGCCTGGCGGTATGGAGTGGCCTGACAGCGGTCAACGGCATGGTCGGCAGTTTCTGGAGTTTCCTGATCGTGCGCATGGGTATCGGTATCGGTGAGGCCAGTTACGCACCCGCCGCCAATTCGTTGATCGGCGACCTGTTCCCCGCTCACCGTCGGGCACGGGCCATGGGCATTTTCATGCTCGGCTTACCGTTGGGGCTATTGCTGGCGTTCTTCACCATTGGCGCGATGGTCAAGGCTTTCGACAGTTGGCGCGCGCCGTTCTTTATCGCGGCGGTGCCGGGGCTGATCCTCGCGGTTTTCATGTTCTTCATCAAGGAGCCCACGCGCGGTGCCGCGGAGAGTGTGCAGGTTTCCCAGGAACGTGTAGACCGGCCGATCCGCCGAGTGCTGGCCGTACCGACATTTTTGTGGCTGGTCTTGGCTGGCCTGTGTTTCAACTTCGCCACCTACGCCTGTAACTCGTTTCTGGTGCCGATGCTGCAGCGTTATTTCCTGATGCCATTACAGGAGGCTGCGGTGGCCACCGGGGTGATTGTGGGTGTCACCGGGTTGGTCGGTTTGACGCTTGGCGGCTGGATTGCGGACAAGATTCACCAGCGAGTCGCTAATGGTCGCCTGCTGTTTGCCGCATTCAGTCTGATTGTTTCTACCGTCTGCACCGCTTGGGCGCTGCATGCCGGCCGCATCGAGATCGGTGTGTTTGTGGCAGTGTTCAGCCTGGGCTGGTTGTTTGCTTACAACTTCTACACTTGCGTCTACACGGCGATCCAGGACGTGGTCGAACCGCGTCTGCGGGCCACGGCGATGGCGCTGTTTTTTGCCGGGTTGTACTTGCTGGGTGGTGGCCTGGGGCCGGTGGTGGTGGGCGGATTGTCCGATCACTTTGCCCACACGGCGATGTTGACGGCCGGTGCCGAACAAATGACCGAAGCTTTCAAAGCGGTCGGCCTGCATGACGCGATGTACCTGATCCCGGTGGCGCTGTTTTTCACCGTGGTGTTTCTGGTACTGGCTTCGCGGTGTTTTGTGCGCGATGCCAAGCGGATGAAGGAGGGGTTGGTTGGGGTGGTTGAGCCAGAGGTTGCACCGGCGACTGCATGA
- a CDS encoding YkgJ family cysteine cluster protein codes for MSEASPCLNCGACCSHFRVSFFWGECTSAGGTVPDELVDQISPSRVAMLGTGCKPVRCISLVGDVGSEVQCSIYDKRSSTCREFEASWVDGEANPDCDAARAAFGLPALQPEFDMAERKIA; via the coding sequence ATGTCCGAAGCCAGTCCGTGTCTGAATTGCGGTGCCTGCTGTTCTCATTTTCGCGTGTCATTTTTCTGGGGTGAATGCACCTCGGCCGGGGGAACTGTGCCCGATGAGCTTGTCGATCAAATCAGTCCAAGCCGGGTAGCGATGCTTGGCACCGGGTGCAAACCGGTGCGCTGCATCAGCCTGGTGGGTGATGTAGGCAGTGAGGTGCAATGCTCGATCTATGACAAACGCTCGAGCACCTGCCGGGAATTCGAAGCCTCTTGGGTAGACGGCGAGGCGAACCCGGATTGCGATGCCGCCCGAGCTGCGTTCGGTCTACCGGCCCTGCAACCAGAGTTCGATATGGCCGAGAGGAAAATAGCCTGA
- a CDS encoding putative bifunctional diguanylate cyclase/phosphodiesterase, which produces MEWPGLQFISALPENGQVILDCVHDPFLVLLAYLVACVGCFATLDMAERVNHAEQATSQTRWRWVGTGCLAGGIWAMHFIGMLAFRVPIEIRYQLPVTLLSLSIALIASWLAMQTLSLAQLKLRHCCTSSIGIGLGIAAMHYVGMTAMHSNATAYYQPGLFALSILIAIAAALATLLLARHLRNGAGVMHQLLKYCASLLLGAGILSMHFTAMAAFNLVQPVGSLLTQASEHNHVQLALTIAVVTLLIIGSSISAALADKKLQHKDHDLQRVNSLLSQLDQARMSLQQVAHYDALTNLLNRRGFNQIFAEKLIEKTNEGGMLAVLFLDIDHFKRINDSLGHDAGDELLKVLAGHIKSSIRSHADVVARFGGDEFCLLIDLHDREEARQMAQRIMLKMKDPIELAGRRMVMTTSIGISLFPEDGKTCEELLKNADLALYQSKGGGRNGLNFFSANLKARATLELQLEEELRFALREDTGLMLYYQPIYDLKTGQVSKLEALIRWQHPVHGFLVPDRFIAIAEANGLIAELDNWVLRKACEDLGELSRQDCEELKIAVNCSPLNLAREDLADEIEHALRTYGVAPHRLELEVTENALMGNIANTLVLLRKIRALGVSLSIDDFGTGYSSLAYLKRLPLNTLKIDRSFIQDIPKATADMEIVQAIIVMAHTLHLQVVTEGVETFEQYQFLEDHGCDFVQGYLFSRPVPLADLHPVLNEINQRKHSYSATTLSLVHGTSALM; this is translated from the coding sequence ATGGAGTGGCCGGGGCTGCAGTTCATTTCCGCGCTGCCAGAGAACGGGCAGGTCATACTTGATTGTGTGCATGACCCTTTTCTGGTGCTGCTGGCTTACCTGGTCGCCTGCGTCGGATGCTTTGCCACGCTGGACATGGCCGAGCGGGTAAACCATGCGGAACAGGCCACTTCTCAGACGCGCTGGCGTTGGGTGGGTACCGGGTGCCTGGCGGGCGGTATTTGGGCCATGCATTTCATCGGGATGCTCGCGTTTCGCGTGCCCATCGAAATTCGTTACCAGCTGCCAGTCACACTGCTATCCCTGTCAATCGCATTGATCGCGTCATGGTTGGCCATGCAAACGTTGAGCCTTGCGCAATTGAAATTGCGGCATTGCTGCACGTCGTCGATCGGCATCGGACTGGGCATCGCCGCGATGCATTATGTGGGCATGACGGCCATGCATTCGAATGCCACGGCTTATTACCAACCCGGCTTGTTCGCGCTTTCCATCCTCATCGCCATTGCCGCTGCCCTGGCAACACTGCTATTGGCCAGGCACCTGCGCAATGGCGCGGGAGTGATGCACCAGCTTCTCAAGTATTGCGCCAGTCTGCTGCTCGGCGCGGGCATTCTGAGCATGCATTTTACGGCCATGGCCGCCTTCAATCTGGTGCAACCCGTCGGTAGCCTCCTGACGCAGGCGAGTGAACACAATCATGTACAACTGGCGCTGACGATCGCCGTCGTGACTCTGCTGATCATCGGCAGCAGCATCAGCGCAGCGCTCGCGGACAAGAAACTCCAGCACAAGGACCACGACCTGCAGCGGGTCAACTCCTTGCTTAGCCAATTGGACCAGGCGCGCATGTCGCTACAGCAGGTGGCGCACTACGACGCCTTGACCAACCTGCTCAACCGCCGTGGTTTTAATCAGATCTTCGCCGAAAAACTCATCGAGAAGACCAACGAGGGCGGGATGCTGGCGGTCCTGTTCCTGGACATTGATCATTTCAAGCGGATCAATGACAGCCTCGGCCATGACGCCGGTGACGAGCTGCTCAAAGTGCTGGCCGGCCATATCAAGAGTTCGATACGCAGTCATGCAGATGTCGTGGCGCGCTTCGGCGGCGACGAGTTCTGCCTGCTCATCGACCTGCATGATCGTGAAGAGGCGCGGCAGATGGCCCAGCGCATCATGTTGAAAATGAAAGACCCCATCGAATTGGCCGGACGGCGCATGGTCATGACCACCAGCATCGGCATCAGCCTGTTCCCGGAAGATGGCAAGACCTGCGAGGAGCTGCTGAAAAACGCCGACCTGGCGCTCTACCAGTCCAAGGGCGGTGGACGAAATGGCCTGAACTTCTTCAGCGCCAACCTGAAAGCCCGGGCCACACTGGAGCTGCAACTCGAAGAAGAACTACGCTTCGCCCTGCGCGAGGACACCGGGCTGATGCTGTATTACCAACCGATCTATGACCTGAAAACCGGTCAAGTCAGCAAACTTGAAGCGTTGATCCGCTGGCAACACCCGGTCCACGGCTTTCTCGTTCCCGACCGTTTTATCGCTATCGCGGAGGCCAATGGCCTGATTGCCGAACTGGACAATTGGGTGCTGCGCAAAGCCTGCGAGGATCTGGGGGAGCTTTCGCGCCAAGACTGTGAAGAACTCAAGATTGCCGTCAATTGCTCGCCCCTGAACCTGGCGCGCGAAGATCTGGCCGATGAAATCGAACACGCTCTGCGGACTTACGGGGTCGCTCCCCATCGACTTGAACTGGAAGTCACCGAAAACGCATTGATGGGCAACATCGCCAACACCCTGGTATTGTTGCGAAAGATACGCGCCCTCGGTGTGTCGCTGTCGATTGATGACTTTGGCACCGGCTATTCATCCCTCGCCTACCTCAAGCGCCTACCGCTCAATACGCTGAAAATAGATCGCTCATTCATTCAGGACATTCCCAAGGCCACCGCGGACATGGAGATCGTCCAGGCCATTATCGTCATGGCCCACACCCTGCACTTGCAGGTGGTCACCGAAGGCGTTGAAACCTTCGAGCAATACCAGTTCCTCGAGGACCACGGCTGCGACTTCGTTCAAGGTTACCTGTTCAGTCGGCCCGTACCGCTGGCCGACCTGCATCCGGTGCTCAATGAAATCAATCAGCGCAAGCACTCCTACAGCGCTACGACGTTGAGTCTGGTGCACGGAACATCTGCACTAATGTAG
- a CDS encoding NAD(P)-dependent oxidoreductase yields the protein MMSILPSLGFAGIGLMGLPMCQRLLAAGYPLTVWNRNPAKCAPLVAAGARQVATAAELCQHADVVMLCLADTAVVREVVFGPAGVVEGAKNGQLLVDFSSLEPSATREMANELMEETGMAWLDSPVSGGVVGAEAGTLAIMVGGEIRNLERVRSVLLSLGQRVTHMGGVGAGQVTKACNQMIVACNALVIAEVVALAESSGVDASLIAAALAGGFADSRPLQILAPQMAESRFEPVKWHVRTLLKDLDTAVKFSREQGSATPITGLAAQLMRLHGGQGFLEKDPSTLVQMFRAPDSTS from the coding sequence ATGATGTCAATACTACCTTCGCTGGGATTTGCCGGTATCGGGCTGATGGGGTTGCCGATGTGCCAGCGTTTGTTGGCGGCTGGTTATCCTCTGACCGTGTGGAACCGCAATCCGGCCAAGTGCGCGCCTCTGGTGGCGGCTGGGGCGCGACAGGTCGCCACAGCGGCCGAATTGTGTCAGCACGCGGACGTGGTAATGCTCTGCCTGGCAGACACGGCGGTGGTGCGTGAGGTGGTCTTTGGTCCGGCGGGTGTTGTTGAAGGGGCGAAGAACGGTCAGTTATTGGTGGATTTTTCCAGCCTCGAGCCCAGTGCCACGCGGGAAATGGCCAACGAGCTGATGGAAGAAACCGGCATGGCCTGGCTGGACTCCCCGGTGTCCGGTGGTGTGGTCGGCGCTGAAGCGGGGACATTGGCGATCATGGTGGGCGGGGAGATTCGGAATCTTGAACGGGTCCGCTCCGTATTGTTGAGCCTGGGACAGCGCGTAACACACATGGGTGGCGTTGGAGCGGGGCAGGTGACCAAAGCGTGCAATCAGATGATTGTCGCCTGCAATGCGTTGGTGATTGCCGAAGTGGTGGCGCTGGCGGAAAGTTCCGGGGTGGATGCCAGCCTGATCGCCGCCGCACTGGCGGGCGGTTTTGCTGATTCCAGGCCGCTGCAGATCCTGGCTCCACAAATGGCCGAAAGTCGTTTCGAACCGGTCAAGTGGCATGTTCGGACCCTGCTCAAGGATCTCGACACAGCGGTGAAATTTTCTCGTGAACAGGGTTCGGCTACACCGATCACCGGCTTGGCGGCGCAGTTGATGCGTTTGCATGGGGGGCAGGGATTTCTTGAGAAAGACCCGTCTACATTAGTGCAGATGTTCCGTGCACCAGACTCAACGTCGTAG